In Primulina eburnea isolate SZY01 chromosome 3, ASM2296580v1, whole genome shotgun sequence, one DNA window encodes the following:
- the LOC140828396 gene encoding uncharacterized protein At2g39795, mitochondrial-like isoform X1, translated as MALSHMLKRSASRFAPLIFNHKHFSHIHHHTSALFAAFNDRSSGMSRNLLQRSFPSYLHHYSTRPSSDESLLRVIKSEIQCAVESRKEDQVEEVPQGFPFKIQDHYGQQSITLTRKYQGETISIEVHMPDIIYGAGDDTDDNNDEGEESASQPSIPLVVQVTKSRGRTLEFNCTAYPDEIAIDSLSVQDPDAAEDQIPYEGPEFSDLDENLQKAFHKYLEIRGITANTTNFLHGYMVDKDSKEYITWLKNLEKFIKD; from the exons ATGGCTCTAAGCCACATGCTTAAACGATCTGCTTCAAGATTTGCACCGTTGATCTTCAATCACAAGCATTTCAGCCACATTCACCACCACACCTCAGCCCTCTTCGCCGCCTTCAATGACCGTTCCTCGGGAATGTCGCGGAATCTCCTCCAGCGGTCATTTCCGTCATATCTTCACCACTACTCCACCAGGCCCAGCTCTGACGAATCACTTCTACGTGTAATCAAGTCAGAGATTCAGTGCGCCGTGGAGTCTCGGAAGGAGGATCAG GTTGAGGAGGTTCCACAGGGTTTCCCTTTCAAAATTCAAGACCATTACGGACAGCAGTCTATAACACTAACCAGAAAATATCAAGGTGAAACCATATCTATTGAAGTTCACATGCCTGACATTATTTATGGCGCGGGGGATGATACTGATGACAATAATGATGAAGGGGAGGAAAGTGCAAGCCAACCTAGTATCCCATTAGTCGTTCAAGTTACCAAGAGTAGAGGACGAACACTCGAGTTTAATTGTACAGCTTATCCTGATGAGATTGCGATCGACAGCTTGTCTGTCCAAGATCCCGATGCTGCTGAGGATCAAATACCATATGAAGGACCTGAATTCTC GGATTTGGATGAGAATTTGCAGAAGGCTTTCCACAAGTATTTGGAGATCAGGGGAATTACGGCCAACACAACCAATTTCTTGCATGGTTACATGGTGGACAAGGACAGCAAAGAGTATATAACATGGTTGAAGAACCTAGAGAAGTTCATTAAAGATTAA
- the LOC140828396 gene encoding uncharacterized protein At2g39795, mitochondrial-like isoform X2: MALSHMLKRSASRFAPLIFNHKHFSHIHHHTSALFAAFNDRSSGMSRNLLQRSFPSYLHHYSTRPSSDESLLRVIKSEIQCAVESRKEDQVPQGFPFKIQDHYGQQSITLTRKYQGETISIEVHMPDIIYGAGDDTDDNNDEGEESASQPSIPLVVQVTKSRGRTLEFNCTAYPDEIAIDSLSVQDPDAAEDQIPYEGPEFSDLDENLQKAFHKYLEIRGITANTTNFLHGYMVDKDSKEYITWLKNLEKFIKD; this comes from the exons ATGGCTCTAAGCCACATGCTTAAACGATCTGCTTCAAGATTTGCACCGTTGATCTTCAATCACAAGCATTTCAGCCACATTCACCACCACACCTCAGCCCTCTTCGCCGCCTTCAATGACCGTTCCTCGGGAATGTCGCGGAATCTCCTCCAGCGGTCATTTCCGTCATATCTTCACCACTACTCCACCAGGCCCAGCTCTGACGAATCACTTCTACGTGTAATCAAGTCAGAGATTCAGTGCGCCGTGGAGTCTCGGAAGGAGGATCAG GTTCCACAGGGTTTCCCTTTCAAAATTCAAGACCATTACGGACAGCAGTCTATAACACTAACCAGAAAATATCAAGGTGAAACCATATCTATTGAAGTTCACATGCCTGACATTATTTATGGCGCGGGGGATGATACTGATGACAATAATGATGAAGGGGAGGAAAGTGCAAGCCAACCTAGTATCCCATTAGTCGTTCAAGTTACCAAGAGTAGAGGACGAACACTCGAGTTTAATTGTACAGCTTATCCTGATGAGATTGCGATCGACAGCTTGTCTGTCCAAGATCCCGATGCTGCTGAGGATCAAATACCATATGAAGGACCTGAATTCTC GGATTTGGATGAGAATTTGCAGAAGGCTTTCCACAAGTATTTGGAGATCAGGGGAATTACGGCCAACACAACCAATTTCTTGCATGGTTACATGGTGGACAAGGACAGCAAAGAGTATATAACATGGTTGAAGAACCTAGAGAAGTTCATTAAAGATTAA